The following proteins are encoded in a genomic region of uncultured Vibrio sp.:
- the purN gene encoding phosphoribosylglycinamide formyltransferase yields the protein MKNIVVLISGSGSNLQAILEACEANMPNAQVAAVFSNKADAYGLERAKQFNVEGHFVDPKAFESREAFDAELMKQIDQYQPDAIVLAGYMRILSSEFVQHYLGKMINIHPSLLPKYPGLHTHQRAIDAKDKEHGTSVHFVTEELDGGPVVLQAKVPVFADDDADTLAARVQTQEHTIYPIVTKWLVEDRLKMQGGKAWLDGKELGAHGYAAAEEE from the coding sequence ATGAAAAATATAGTGGTCCTAATTTCTGGTAGTGGCAGTAACCTACAAGCGATATTGGAAGCGTGTGAAGCGAATATGCCTAACGCTCAAGTCGCTGCCGTTTTCTCAAATAAAGCGGACGCTTACGGATTAGAGCGCGCGAAACAATTTAATGTTGAAGGCCATTTTGTCGACCCAAAAGCATTTGAGTCTCGTGAAGCATTTGATGCAGAATTGATGAAGCAAATCGACCAGTATCAACCAGATGCCATCGTATTGGCTGGGTACATGCGCATTCTCAGTAGCGAATTTGTGCAGCATTACCTGGGTAAGATGATCAATATTCACCCTTCATTGCTACCAAAGTACCCAGGATTACACACTCACCAACGTGCGATTGACGCGAAAGATAAAGAGCACGGCACCAGTGTTCACTTCGTGACGGAAGAGCTTGACGGTGGTCCGGTTGTTCTGCAGGCAAAAGTACCTGTATTTGCAGATGATGATGCAGATACCCTTGCGGCTCGAGTTCAAACTCAAGAGCACACTATCTATCCAATCGTCACCAAATGGCTGGTTGAAGACAGATTAAAGATGCAAGGCGGCAAAGCGTGGTTAGATGGCAAAGAGCTTGGTGCTCACGGCTACGCAGCCGCTGAAGAAGAGTAA
- a CDS encoding IS4 family transposase: protein MHVSQALNIINSYKPNQVETLADLLPIELINSAYELTDTVTLRKRKLTLESMAWLLVGMAIYNDKSMADIVNMLDIVDRTGKPFVAPSALTQRRKNLGESAAKALFECTQSHWFKQANLPNWNGLTLLGVDGVLWRTEDSKENAEAFAKPTNRDGKETQYPQVRMVCQMELSSHLITGSAFDCYSVNEMKLAEQLIETTPDNSLTLFDKGFYSLGLLQAWSSQGINRHWLIPMKKGLTYDVVQSLGRQDKLIKLKSNPQARKKWPELGQEVVVRLITRVKDGRQYDVLTSMLDPMLYPKSDIVGLYGYRWEIELGYREQKQYMLGNRLTLRSRLPELVKQELWGILLTYNLVRYQMVQMCNTLNGDYLPYQLSFNGALAHIMRLIVGLPYSSPGAIPRQLQNFYSMSESLILGPRRERSFPRVVKKKPSRYPRKNNAAHLK from the coding sequence ATGCACGTTTCTCAAGCCCTCAACATCATCAACAGCTACAAACCAAATCAAGTTGAGACACTCGCAGATCTCCTGCCAATTGAACTCATCAATAGTGCTTACGAGCTTACTGACACCGTTACTCTAAGAAAACGAAAGCTAACTTTAGAGTCGATGGCGTGGTTACTGGTTGGCATGGCAATTTATAACGATAAGTCCATGGCTGACATTGTAAATATGCTCGATATTGTTGACCGAACAGGTAAACCATTTGTTGCTCCAAGTGCATTAACACAGCGAAGAAAAAACCTCGGTGAGTCAGCGGCTAAAGCTCTTTTTGAGTGTACGCAAAGTCATTGGTTTAAGCAGGCTAATTTACCAAACTGGAACGGACTCACTCTTCTTGGCGTTGATGGTGTCTTGTGGCGAACTGAGGACTCAAAAGAGAACGCTGAAGCGTTTGCAAAGCCTACCAATCGTGACGGTAAAGAAACACAGTATCCACAAGTACGTATGGTATGTCAGATGGAATTGAGCAGCCATTTAATCACAGGCAGTGCCTTTGACTGTTATAGCGTCAATGAAATGAAGTTAGCAGAGCAGCTTATAGAGACGACACCTGATAATAGCTTAACCCTTTTTGATAAAGGCTTTTACTCCCTTGGCCTACTTCAAGCGTGGAGCTCGCAAGGGATAAATCGACATTGGCTTATCCCTATGAAAAAAGGACTCACTTATGACGTCGTTCAGTCTCTTGGCCGCCAAGATAAACTGATAAAACTGAAGAGTAATCCGCAAGCGCGTAAGAAGTGGCCAGAGCTAGGACAAGAAGTTGTTGTACGTTTAATCACGAGAGTCAAAGATGGTAGGCAATACGATGTTCTCACTTCAATGCTTGACCCTATGCTCTACCCAAAGTCAGATATCGTAGGCTTATATGGGTATCGTTGGGAAATTGAACTCGGCTACCGTGAGCAAAAACAGTACATGCTTGGTAACCGACTCACGCTTCGAAGTCGACTCCCTGAATTAGTGAAGCAAGAACTCTGGGGAATACTACTGACCTATAACTTGGTCAGGTATCAAATGGTGCAGATGTGTAATACGTTGAATGGAGACTACTTACCCTACCAACTTAGCTTCAATGGGGCATTAGCTCACATCATGCGCCTGATAGTGGGACTTCCATACTCGTCACCAGGAGCAATCCCGAGGCAACTCCAAAACTTCTACTCAATGAGTGAGAGCTTAATACTTGGACCTAGGCGAGAAAGATCCTTCCCTAGAGTCGTTAAGAAAAAGCCAAGCCGATACCCTAGAAAAAACAATGCCGCTCACCTTAAGTGA
- a CDS encoding class II glutamine amidotransferase has product MCELLGMSANVPTDICFSFTGLMQRGGRTGPHRDGWGITFYEGKGFRTFKDPKPSCDSKIAELVQNYPIKSRAVVSHIRQANRGGVNLENTHPFTRELWGKYWTFAHNGQLTDYQDLHTGRHRPVGQTDSELAFCWLLKQMEDRYPEPPEDMASVFVYVAKCCDQLKEKGVFNMLLSDGEFVMTYCTNHLYWITRRAPFGKAALLDEDVEINFQEETTPNDVVSVIATQPLTGNEAWQRMKPGEYGLFHLGELIDGNAVALADVAFAPKKVASQAPTEPLE; this is encoded by the coding sequence ATGTGTGAATTGCTCGGCATGAGCGCCAATGTTCCAACGGATATTTGTTTCAGTTTTACCGGACTGATGCAGCGTGGAGGTCGAACTGGCCCGCACCGTGATGGCTGGGGAATCACTTTCTATGAAGGTAAAGGATTTCGGACGTTTAAAGATCCGAAGCCAAGCTGCGATTCAAAAATTGCAGAACTGGTTCAGAACTACCCGATCAAGAGTCGCGCTGTTGTAAGTCATATTCGACAGGCTAATCGTGGCGGAGTCAATTTAGAAAATACGCATCCATTTACACGTGAGTTGTGGGGTAAGTATTGGACATTTGCTCACAATGGTCAGCTGACAGACTACCAGGACCTGCATACGGGGCGACACCGCCCGGTAGGTCAAACTGACAGTGAACTGGCGTTTTGTTGGTTGTTGAAACAGATGGAAGATCGATACCCAGAGCCTCCGGAGGATATGGCGTCGGTTTTTGTCTACGTCGCGAAGTGCTGTGATCAACTGAAAGAAAAAGGTGTATTTAACATGCTGCTGAGTGACGGTGAGTTTGTCATGACGTATTGCACCAATCACCTGTACTGGATCACGCGACGAGCCCCATTCGGTAAAGCGGCACTGCTGGATGAAGATGTTGAAATTAACTTCCAGGAAGAGACCACTCCCAATGATGTTGTGTCTGTGATCGCCACGCAACCTCTTACTGGTAATGAAGCATGGCAGCGAATGAAGCCAGGCGAATATGGTCTGTTTCATTTAGGTGAGTTGATTGATGGCAATGCAGTCGCGCTGGCAGACGTTGCTTTCGCGCCAAAGAAAGTAGCAAGCCAGGCTCCGACGGAACCGTTAGAATAA
- the purM gene encoding phosphoribosylformylglycinamidine cyclo-ligase — translation MSGNNSSLSYKDAGVDIDAGNALVDRIKGAVKRTRRPEVMGGIGGFGALCELPTKYKQPVLVSGTDGVGTKLRLALDMNKHDTIGVDLVAMCVNDLIVQGAEPLFFLDYYATGKLDVDTAADVVSGIADGCVQAGCALIGGETAEMPGMYEGEDYDVAGFCVGVVEKEQVIDGTKVAAGDALIAVGSSGPHSNGYSLVRKILEVSGADKNEMLEGRTIGEHLLEPTKIYIKSALKMIEKHDIHAISHITGGGFWENIPRVLPEGTKAVIDGKSWEWPVIFQWLQEKGNVATHEMYRTFNCGVGLIVALPKDQAEAAVALLQEEGENAWVIGEIAQAEANEEQVEIK, via the coding sequence GTGAGTGGTAATAACTCTTCTCTTAGCTATAAAGACGCTGGTGTTGATATTGATGCAGGCAACGCGCTTGTAGATCGTATTAAAGGTGCGGTAAAACGTACTCGTCGCCCTGAAGTGATGGGTGGTATCGGTGGTTTTGGCGCTTTATGCGAATTGCCGACGAAATACAAACAACCTGTATTGGTTTCTGGTACTGACGGCGTAGGTACAAAGCTTCGCCTAGCACTGGATATGAACAAGCACGACACTATCGGTGTTGATCTGGTTGCAATGTGTGTAAACGATCTGATCGTGCAAGGCGCAGAGCCATTGTTCTTCCTTGATTACTACGCGACTGGCAAGCTAGATGTTGATACAGCTGCTGACGTTGTTTCTGGTATCGCAGACGGCTGTGTGCAAGCAGGTTGTGCTCTAATCGGTGGTGAAACTGCTGAAATGCCAGGCATGTACGAGGGTGAAGACTACGACGTTGCTGGTTTCTGTGTAGGTGTGGTAGAAAAAGAACAAGTCATCGACGGTACGAAAGTAGCGGCAGGTGATGCTCTTATCGCTGTAGGTTCAAGCGGCCCTCACTCAAACGGTTACTCTCTGGTTCGCAAAATCCTTGAAGTATCTGGCGCAGACAAGAACGAAATGCTAGAAGGCCGTACTATCGGTGAGCATCTTCTGGAACCAACAAAGATTTACATCAAATCAGCACTTAAAATGATTGAGAAGCACGACATTCATGCTATTTCTCACATCACTGGTGGTGGTTTCTGGGAAAACATCCCTCGCGTTCTTCCTGAGGGCACTAAAGCAGTGATCGATGGTAAGAGCTGGGAATGGCCAGTAATTTTCCAATGGCTACAAGAGAAAGGTAACGTTGCAACACACGAAATGTACCGCACATTTAACTGTGGTGTTGGCCTAATCGTTGCCCTTCCTAAAGATCAAGCGGAAGCAGCCGTGGCACTTCTGCAAGAAGAAGGCGAAAACGCATGGGTGATTGGTGAAATCGCTCAAGCGGAAGCAAATGAAGAACAAGTTGAAATCAAATAA
- the upp gene encoding uracil phosphoribosyltransferase has translation MKVVEVKHPLVKHKIGLMREGDISTKRFRELATEVGSLLTYEATADFETEKVTIEGWNGPVEVDQIKGKKVTVVPILRAGLGMMDGVLEHMPSARISVVGIYRDEETLEPVPYFNKLASNIDERIALVVDPMLATGGSMIATIDLLKEKGCNQIKVLVLVAAPEGIEALEKAHPDVELYTAAIDEKLNDKGYIVPGLGDAGDKIFGTK, from the coding sequence ATGAAAGTTGTTGAAGTAAAACACCCTCTAGTAAAACATAAAATTGGTCTAATGAGAGAAGGTGATATCAGCACAAAACGTTTTCGTGAGTTAGCGACCGAAGTCGGTAGCCTACTTACTTACGAAGCGACAGCAGACTTTGAAACAGAGAAAGTTACTATCGAAGGTTGGAACGGTCCAGTAGAAGTTGACCAGATTAAAGGTAAGAAAGTAACCGTTGTGCCAATCCTGCGTGCTGGTTTAGGTATGATGGATGGTGTTCTTGAGCATATGCCAAGTGCACGTATCAGTGTGGTAGGTATCTACCGTGATGAAGAAACGCTTGAGCCAGTGCCATACTTTAACAAGCTTGCTTCTAACATTGATGAGCGTATCGCACTGGTAGTTGACCCAATGTTGGCAACTGGTGGCTCTATGATCGCGACTATTGACCTTCTGAAAGAGAAAGGTTGTAACCAAATTAAAGTTCTTGTTTTGGTCGCGGCACCGGAAGGTATCGAAGCGCTAGAAAAAGCACACCCAGATGTTGAGCTATACACAGCGGCAATCGACGAGAAACTAAACGACAAAGGTTACATCGTTCCTGGTCTAGGTGATGCGGGTGATAAGATTTTCGGTACTAAATAA
- the lpcA gene encoding D-sedoheptulose 7-phosphate isomerase has product MYQDLIKSELNEAAEVLNKFLSDDHNIAQIEAAAKMIADSFKQEGKVLSCGNGGSHCDAMHFAEELTGRYRDNRPGYAGIAISDPSHLSCVSNDFGYDFVFSRYVEAVGRKGDVLFGLSTSGNSGNILKAIEAAKAKGIKTIALTGKDGGKMAGLADVEIRVPHFGYADRIQEVHIKIIHIVIQLIEKEME; this is encoded by the coding sequence ATGTACCAAGATCTGATTAAAAGTGAATTGAACGAAGCGGCTGAAGTGCTCAACAAATTTTTAAGCGATGACCACAACATCGCTCAAATTGAAGCGGCTGCGAAAATGATTGCGGATTCTTTTAAGCAAGAGGGCAAGGTGCTTTCATGCGGTAACGGTGGTTCACACTGTGATGCAATGCATTTTGCTGAAGAATTGACGGGTCGTTACCGTGATAATCGACCGGGTTATGCTGGCATTGCGATTTCTGACCCAAGCCACCTCTCTTGTGTGAGTAACGATTTTGGTTACGACTTTGTTTTCTCCCGTTATGTTGAAGCGGTTGGTCGTAAAGGCGATGTACTGTTCGGTTTATCGACATCTGGCAACTCTGGCAATATTCTTAAAGCAATTGAAGCCGCGAAAGCAAAAGGCATCAAGACCATTGCACTGACAGGTAAAGACGGTGGTAAAATGGCAGGTCTGGCAGACGTTGAAATTCGTGTGCCTCACTTTGGCTACGCTGATCGTATTCAGGAAGTCCATATTAAGATAATTCACATTGTCATTCAGTTGATTGAAAAAGAGATGGAATAA